The following coding sequences are from one Anguilla rostrata isolate EN2019 chromosome 16, ASM1855537v3, whole genome shotgun sequence window:
- the LOC135241931 gene encoding uncharacterized protein LOC135241931 yields the protein MPISDRVVLALGGTGTVGSGIVKALLDRGFRVVVVSRDSGRLEKLKSFVSPSSRSNLITVQGNVGSEEEAEQVKRAVEEAAGTVTDVVSSLGFSWWQGGPPHTQTLKELHWVLETLVLSTFVSWKAFFPLVRDNPSSTYTFITGGAGDKLLMPGTGFLTVGAASALAFCQVLREEYPEVPCKLNQVIINAGVAAPDRMAPGYLNHLDLGETVAALVERRSSSHTVFTVQSPSDLKAILLEGNM from the exons ATGCCAATTTCCGACAGAGTTGTGCTCGCTCTTGGCGGGACAGGAACGGTGGGCTCCGGAATTGTAAAAGCGCTTCTGGACAGAG GTTTCAGAGTGGTGGTCGTGTCCAGAGACAGTGGCAGACTGGAGAAGCTGAAGAGCTTTGTCTCCCCGTCCAGCAGAAGCAATCTGATCACAGTACAGGGGAACGTGG GgtcggaggaggaggcggagcaggTGAAGCGAGCCGTGGAGGAGGCGGCGGGGACGGTGACGGACGTCGTCTCGTCTCTGGGCTTCAGCTGGTGGCAGGGCGGGCCCCCGCACACCCAGACCCTCAAAGAGCTGCACTGG gTCCTGGAGACTCTGGTCCTCAGCACCTTTGTGTCTTGGAAGGCCTTCTTCCCCCTAGTGAGAGACAACCCCAGCAGCACCTACACCTTCATCACAG GGGGCGCTGGTGATAAGCTGCTGATGCCAGGGACGGGGTTCCTGACGGTGGGGGCGGCGAGTGCGCTGGCGTTCTGCCAGGTTCTACGGGAAGAGTACCCGGAAGTGCCCTGCAAACTCAACCAG GTGATAATCAACGCAGGTGTGGCCGCCCCAGACCGCATGGCCCCCGGTTACCTGAACCACCTGGACCTGGGGGAGACGGTGGCCGCGCTGGTGGAGAGGCGAAGCTCCTCCCACACAGTCTTCACCGTCCAATCCCCTTCCGACCTCAAAGCCATCCTCCTGGAGGGAAATATGTAg